The DNA segment GTCAAGCGAAAGGTTCTGGAGATGGACAACAAGTCCCTTAGCAATCATGATGTGTTTGACTTCTCCTCCGGGCCGTGCCACTCCGAGAGCATTCTGCAAATGTTCAACGAGTTCCGTGATGGCCGACTGTTCACCGACGTGGTGATCAGCGTGGAGGGTCGCGAGTTCCCTTGTCACCGCGCCGTGTTGTCAGCTTGCAGTAGCTACTTCCGTGCAATGTTCTGCAATGACCACCGGGAGAGCCGTGAGATGTTAGTAGAGATTAACGGCATCCGTGCCGAAGCCATGGACACCTTCCTGCAATACGTCTACACCGGACGTGCCCGCATCACTACAGATAATGTGCAGTTCCTCTTCGAAACCTCCAGCCTTTTCCAGATCAGCACTTTGCGTGATGCCTGTGCCAAGTTCTTGGAAGATCAGCTTGATCCGTGCAACTGCCTGGGCATTCAGCGTTTCGCTGATGCGCACTCCCTCAAGCAACTGGCCAGCCGCTGCCGCTCTTATGCACTACAGAGCTTTACCGATGTGGCCCAGCATGAAGAATTCTTGGACTTGCGTAAGGAAGAACTGGAGGAGTACATTGCTAGCGACGAGCTAGTCATTGGAAAGGAGGAGACGGTGTTTGAGGCAGTCATGCGTTGGGTGTACTATGATGTAGACCACCGCCGAATCATGCTTAGAGACCTTCTCATCCACGTCCGCCTACCCCTGCTGCATCCGAATTATTTCGTGCAGACAGTAGAAGGTGACCAGCTGATCCAAAATGCTCCAGAGTGCTATCAGCTTCTACATGAAGCCAGACGCTATCATGTGTTGGGCAACGAAATGATGTCACCTAGAACCCGTCCACGCAGGTATTACTGCCGTCTTACCTTTCGGCATTTCCTCTGCCCTGAAGGTTTTCATTAAGTTTTAAGACCTAGAAATATACACTGATGCAAGCAGCCTATTAATCTAATCTGAGTCTTTACATACACTAAATACTCAACAAAATGAGGAAACAGAAGGGTCTTCCATGCCTCACTCAATATCAAAGAGTTTGTTTACCATGATCTGATTTCAAATTATTAGCCACCAAGAAAATACAGAATCAAGCAAATTGTGGTTTACTAGTCATAGTTGTTCTCAAAGATCCCAGACACCTCTTGAACCCTTTCAAGCTAGGCTACATTATAGATTCATTCGTCCTCAAAACTTGAAGGCACGATTCAACAAGTCCAAGTAACTTGAAGGCTTGTTTTTTTATAGCTTTGCACTCCGTAGTTGAGCATTGGGAAACCCGTTGCTTTAATTTATGGATATGGAACAATCCAAGCCACATTACAAGTACAGCGAGACGGAGCAAGAAGAGACGGCCCCTTCAGGCTCGCTGCATTGCAGTGCGCTCGGCAAGGCTTGCCCATACACATTTGTCCTCCACAAGCTTAATAACACCTGAGTTTCGAAATATGTTCCTGTTGACCCGATCCTGCTTGCAGCATGCgctctttgtttttgttatgtCTGGAGGAACGTGGGGTGAGAGAGAGCAAGGGGGAGGGGAAACTGAGCACTTGTGTTTTTCTCAGCTGAATGTATAGTGCCTCATAAGGATCCGCCAGCGTTACAGGGCTTAATTATTAACAGCGTCATTATAGACTGCTTGCAGAGAGGTGTAGCACAGTTATTAGGATAACTGCAGCCCTAGTCTCACGCAACCGGCTAAACATTGACAAAAGCTTGGTATACGTTCGTGCAAAACAAGCgggtgtttttgtttacaactcAACATACCCTTCTTTCTTTGGTTTGGTGAAAATCGGGTACTCTGGAGTCAAAACATCTCCTCAGCTTTAGAGAGCTGTGTTAGAGTTTTCAGACGGGTGTCGGTTTACAATTGGCAGAAAGTTGTTGTTCCACCTCTGTATCCAGGCAGATTTGGGATGGTCCTTAAATTTGAATTATTGGATAGGGCCTGGCCCGATCTCCCCTAATTATTCTCTGGGATTGTGTGGGTGCGGTGCGTTTATACTAATTACATCACACATGAAAGACTGATCTGAATTTTCCATGTTTGCGTGAATTGACCAAGCGGTTGGCTTGGTTCGTTCTTTCTCTCGGAGAGTGTATTCAAAGTTCAACTCTAACTTTAGCACCTCTGCTTATGCACTCTCCAACCCCCTGATCGTTTACACAGAGAGCACAGTCTTCTAGGCAGATgatttcagggaaaaaaaactggGGGGGAGTTAGTTCTGGATGAAATGTGTTTGTCTGTGGATTGGTTCTTTGCGCAGAGAATGCACGTTGTGCTCTGGGCACTAGTAGATGGTGTTGTTTACTGCTATTCTTAGAAAGGGTTCTGAACTCTGCTAACTTCAGTGTCACTGCAGGGTACAAAATAGGCCAGAAATGATAAAACGTGAACAATGGATATTTGACAGAGTGCTCCCTTTCCTGTTTCAGAACTATTAATGATTTACAGTCATCCATGTGTCCATGTTTGACATCCTGTCGTGTCCCTGCAGGTCTACTGGATTCTCAGAAGTCATTGTGGTAGTCGGAGGGTGCGAGAGGATGGGGGGTTTCAACCTTCCATATACTGAATGCTACGATCCTGTAACCGGGGAATGGAAATCCTTAGCCAAACTCCCAGAGTTTACCAAGTCAGAATATGCCGTGTGTGCCCTCAGGAATGACATTCTGGTCTCAGGTAATCATggatatatataataacatttcacgAATGCTAAATTGTTTTCACAGGCGGTGGTGGAAAGACACGACTTGGTATTTTTCCCAGTGTTGATGCATTTCCTATTGAGACATAAAGTTTAGGCAGGAAATATCAAAGcccattttaaaaacagcagtAGCCTTTTGTTTACTCCAGAGCCAGGAAGATGATCCGCTACTTGCTAATGCTAGTATTAAGGGgaggtacactaccagtcaaaagtttttttttaataagggagttttttttaa comes from the Labeo rohita strain BAU-BD-2019 chromosome 24, IGBB_LRoh.1.0, whole genome shotgun sequence genome and includes:
- the klhl24b gene encoding kelch-like protein 24; this translates as MVLILGRRLNREDSGVRESPAVKRKVLEMDNKSLSNHDVFDFSSGPCHSESILQMFNEFRDGRLFTDVVISVEGREFPCHRAVLSACSSYFRAMFCNDHRESREMLVEINGIRAEAMDTFLQYVYTGRARITTDNVQFLFETSSLFQISTLRDACAKFLEDQLDPCNCLGIQRFADAHSLKQLASRCRSYALQSFTDVAQHEEFLDLRKEELEEYIASDELVIGKEETVFEAVMRWVYYDVDHRRIMLRDLLIHVRLPLLHPNYFVQTVEGDQLIQNAPECYQLLHEARRYHVLGNEMMSPRTRPRRSTGFSEVIVVVGGCERMGGFNLPYTECYDPVTGEWKSLAKLPEFTKSEYAVCALRNDILVSGGRINSRDVWMYNSQLNIWIRVASLNKGRWRHKMAVLLGKVYAVGGYDGQSRLSSVECYDSFSNRWTEVAPMKEAVSSPAVASCVNKLFVIGGGPDDNTCSDKVQCYDPESDTWLLRANIPIAKRCITAVSLNNLIYVSGGLTKSIYCYDPTEDYWMHVVHTFSKQESCGMSVCNGKIFILGGRGENGEASDTILCYDPSTGIITGVAAMPRPISYHGCVTIHRYNEKFYHS